The following coding sequences are from one Deinococcus roseus window:
- a CDS encoding ferritin-like domain-containing protein has protein sequence MSNNKPNRRQFLGTLGMLGAGAMLGSCAVTAAPSKPNLDIDVLNFALNLEYLEAEFYLWAAFGAGLSNADAGGGPAATGGKKATLSAALQQRAEEIARDEEAHVKALRATITKLGGTPVARPQLDIGPAFAAAADAASGGKIKGFSPYTNDLFFAHGAFIFEDVGVTAYSGAATLITSPDVLQAAAGILAVEAYHAGEIRSYLYDQKDTVVVPGLTVEDVVAAISALRGSVGGGKDEGITKGGKANIVAADANAIAYHRTTREVLNIVYLAAGATKGGFFPNGLNGNIK, from the coding sequence ATGAGCAACAACAAACCCAACCGCAGACAGTTTCTGGGCACCCTTGGCATGCTGGGCGCAGGGGCCATGCTTGGCTCTTGCGCTGTCACTGCAGCCCCCAGCAAACCCAACCTAGACATTGATGTGCTGAACTTTGCCCTCAACCTGGAATACCTGGAAGCAGAGTTCTACCTGTGGGCCGCTTTCGGGGCAGGCCTCAGCAATGCCGATGCGGGAGGTGGACCTGCCGCCACTGGAGGCAAAAAAGCCACCCTCAGTGCCGCCCTGCAACAGCGCGCCGAGGAAATCGCCCGCGATGAAGAAGCCCACGTGAAGGCCCTGCGTGCCACCATCACCAAACTGGGCGGCACCCCGGTGGCCCGACCCCAGCTTGACATTGGTCCTGCTTTTGCTGCTGCTGCCGATGCTGCCAGCGGTGGAAAAATCAAAGGGTTCAGCCCTTACACCAACGACCTGTTTTTTGCCCACGGTGCCTTCATCTTTGAAGATGTGGGTGTGACCGCCTACAGCGGAGCGGCAACCCTGATCACCAGCCCAGACGTACTGCAGGCAGCTGCAGGCATTCTGGCCGTGGAAGCCTACCACGCTGGAGAAATCCGCTCTTACCTGTACGACCAGAAAGACACCGTGGTGGTTCCTGGCCTGACCGTGGAAGACGTGGTGGCAGCCATTTCTGCCCTGCGTGGTTCTGTGGGTGGCGGCAAAGATGAAGGCATCACCAAAGGCGGCAAAGCCAACATTGTGGCTGCAGATGCCAACGCCATCGCTTACCACCGCACCACCCGTGAAGTCCTCAACATCGTGTATCTGGCTGCAGGGGCCACCAAAGGGGGATTCTTCCCCAACGGTCTCAACGGCAACATCAAGTAA
- a CDS encoding RNA polymerase sigma factor, with amino-acid sequence MSDLTGNEHHLQLLMRIQRQDQEALRELFNDLGSTIKAIAFRMLGSLEDAEEVMQDTFVVLYNKASTYSPDRASVKTYLCGIAHKMCLERLRTRGSRPLKVEEWDIHDPDTETLAAETRQQDDKIVVEKALNTLDPSEKRLLELAFYDGYSHSELVEHTGMALGTLKSKLRRTLMKLKARLEGA; translated from the coding sequence GTGAGTGACCTGACCGGCAACGAGCACCACCTGCAGCTTCTGATGCGCATCCAGCGTCAAGATCAGGAAGCTTTGCGCGAGCTTTTCAATGATCTGGGGTCCACCATCAAAGCCATCGCGTTTCGGATGCTGGGCAGCCTGGAGGATGCCGAGGAAGTCATGCAAGACACGTTTGTGGTTCTTTACAACAAGGCAAGCACCTACAGTCCAGACCGGGCTTCGGTGAAGACCTACCTGTGTGGCATCGCCCACAAAATGTGTCTGGAACGCCTGCGCACCCGTGGGTCCCGCCCTTTGAAGGTGGAAGAGTGGGACATCCACGACCCGGACACCGAAACCCTTGCTGCCGAAACCCGGCAACAGGATGATAAAATCGTGGTCGAAAAGGCCCTGAACACCCTGGACCCCTCTGAAAAGCGCCTGCTGGAACTGGCCTTCTATGATGGATACTCGCATTCGGAGCTGGTGGAGCACACCGGGATGGCCCTGGGCACCCTGAAAAGCAAACTCAGGCGAACCCTGATGAAACTGAAAGCCAGGCTGGAGGGCGCATGA
- a CDS encoding FAD-dependent oxidoreductase, with protein sequence MSTHTPRSFPHTGHVYDVAVVGAGLAGSELAHHLAQKGLDVLLVTQSLDSVGNLFHPTVDTTFPASSLMQLSLEKSLPDRSLWVFHRNVKQTLELAPGIHLLQSCVTALHKAEVFHLSTWEGPERLARKVVLAVGSFLDAQLTIGNITEESGRLSEIAYSFLHQDLLGQGFEFSTATQQAPETGEAVPYSVRFQALKQTELEGFQLKRIPDLYALGRCTEGEHTYQSVVQDALRLAEVLS encoded by the coding sequence ATGTCGACCCATACCCCCCGTTCCTTCCCGCACACCGGTCATGTTTATGATGTGGCCGTGGTTGGTGCGGGCCTTGCTGGCAGCGAGCTGGCCCACCACCTGGCCCAAAAGGGGCTGGATGTGCTGCTGGTCACCCAGAGCCTGGACAGCGTGGGCAACCTGTTTCACCCCACCGTGGACACCACATTCCCTGCAAGTTCCCTGATGCAGCTCTCTCTGGAAAAATCCTTGCCAGACCGCAGCCTGTGGGTGTTTCACCGCAATGTGAAGCAAACGCTGGAACTGGCTCCAGGCATTCACCTGCTGCAGTCCTGTGTGACCGCTCTGCACAAAGCCGAAGTGTTCCATCTGAGCACCTGGGAAGGCCCGGAGCGTCTGGCCCGCAAAGTGGTGCTGGCGGTGGGCAGCTTTCTGGATGCGCAGCTCACCATCGGCAACATCACCGAGGAGTCCGGCAGGCTCTCGGAAATTGCCTACAGCTTTCTGCACCAGGATTTGCTGGGACAGGGCTTTGAATTCAGCACCGCAACCCAGCAGGCCCCGGAAACCGGAGAAGCCGTGCCTTACTCTGTCCGTTTCCAGGCCCTGAAACAAACGGAACTGGAAGGCTTCCAGCTGAAACGCATTCCAGATCTGTATGCTCTGGGCCGCTGCACCGAAGGCGAGCACACCTACCAGAGCGTGGTGCAGGACGCTTTGCGTCTGGCAGAGGTGCTGTCATGA
- the tatA gene encoding twin-arginine translocase TatA/TatE family subunit: MNLGFPEIILILVIALLVFGPKKLPELGKSLGQGIREFKKGTKSLQDDLSDSFKDPEPTPVVPAVMPAVVNPQEKAS; encoded by the coding sequence ATGAACCTTGGATTTCCCGAAATCATCCTGATCCTGGTGATCGCACTGCTGGTCTTTGGACCCAAAAAACTTCCTGAACTGGGCAAAAGCCTCGGGCAGGGCATCCGTGAATTCAAGAAAGGCACCAAAAGCCTGCAAGATGACCTTTCGGATTCGTTCAAAGACCCTGAACCCACCCCTGTGGTGCCTGCTGTGATGCCTGCCGTGGTGAATCCTCAAGAGAAAGCCAGCTGA
- the tatC gene encoding twin-arginine translocase subunit TatC, with protein sequence MQSVPGQSVAFKEAPLMDHLEELRLRLIYAIAFWGIGSALAYTYRDQLMVFLKGPLQGYLNTGHQVEIVTLSVTEPLITTLQLSAFGGLVVALPFMVYQIWAFVAPGLTTDERKWGAPFVLGLGLSFALGVYFCYRIILPAALPFLLGFLGGVTNLLSIGEYISQIVTYLATFGLVFELPLTIFLLTKVGLVGSQMLSGIRKYAVVALTILSAIITPTADPFNLALMAIPLYLLFELGILFSRMAEGRALKEARS encoded by the coding sequence ATGCAGAGCGTTCCAGGACAGTCTGTTGCTTTCAAAGAAGCCCCCCTGATGGACCACCTGGAAGAACTGCGCCTGCGCCTGATTTACGCCATTGCTTTCTGGGGCATCGGTTCTGCACTGGCCTACACCTACCGCGATCAGTTGATGGTGTTTCTCAAAGGTCCTTTGCAGGGCTACCTGAACACAGGTCATCAGGTGGAAATTGTGACCCTTTCGGTCACAGAACCCCTGATCACCACCTTGCAGCTCTCTGCGTTTGGTGGTCTGGTGGTGGCTTTGCCTTTCATGGTTTACCAGATCTGGGCTTTTGTGGCCCCTGGTCTGACCACCGATGAACGCAAATGGGGTGCTCCTTTTGTGCTGGGCCTCGGGCTGTCTTTTGCGCTGGGCGTGTACTTCTGCTACCGCATCATCCTGCCCGCTGCCCTGCCTTTTCTGCTGGGCTTTCTGGGAGGCGTCACCAACCTGCTTTCCATCGGAGAGTACATCAGCCAGATCGTGACCTACCTGGCCACCTTCGGACTGGTCTTCGAGCTTCCCCTCACCATTTTCCTGCTCACCAAGGTGGGACTGGTGGGCAGCCAGATGCTCTCAGGCATCCGCAAATACGCCGTGGTGGCGCTGACCATCCTGTCTGCCATCATCACGCCCACCGCAGATCCTTTCAATCTGGCCCTGATGGCGATTCCGCTGTACCTGCTGTTTGAACTGGGCATTCTGTTCTCCCGCATGGCAGAAGGCCGGGCTTTAAAAGAAGCCCGTTCCTGA
- a CDS encoding GGDEF domain-containing protein, translating into MVHRTLSQRILDESVDRLYEQVRQSVLMTFIAVLVFAASLYRQTPMLTLCWTLVMLVHAFWHARSVYGYPQIRHFHAAEHWLTRELVFSTTRAVGWACFTMLYFQPEHTERFYLMLIYIVAVISGSVVTYAAVPVIYPLMVVFTLFPLIFRLALTAQQHETHGFLALGGLIYCGVLIRYHQQAHTISRKAIELYLQQGILLEEVHRFKEQLSESNEQLITVNGHLQAALGRSNKMAFNDALTGCFNRRAFLEHLKAYASPYSHSEVCLIMMDLDHFKRINDQKGHLFGDHVLKVLVARIQMQLRPEDILARYGGEEFICLLPNTTLLEAQQFAETIRKAVAGTPIRDTEHTQHITISMGVAKYRTPEDPLETVNRADQALYQAKKAGRDRVVVA; encoded by the coding sequence ATGGTTCATAGAACACTGTCACAGCGCATTCTGGATGAAAGTGTGGACCGACTGTACGAGCAGGTTCGCCAGTCGGTCCTGATGACTTTCATTGCTGTGCTGGTCTTTGCGGCCTCGCTTTACCGGCAGACCCCCATGCTCACCCTGTGCTGGACGCTGGTCATGCTGGTGCATGCTTTCTGGCACGCCAGATCGGTTTACGGCTATCCCCAGATCCGGCATTTTCATGCTGCCGAACACTGGCTGACCCGCGAACTGGTGTTCAGCACCACCCGCGCCGTGGGCTGGGCCTGTTTTACCATGCTGTATTTTCAGCCTGAACACACCGAACGTTTTTACCTGATGCTGATTTACATTGTGGCGGTGATTTCAGGAAGTGTGGTCACCTATGCTGCAGTCCCGGTGATTTATCCGTTGATGGTGGTTTTCACCCTGTTCCCTTTGATTTTTCGGCTGGCCCTGACTGCGCAGCAGCATGAAACCCATGGTTTTCTGGCTCTGGGAGGACTGATTTATTGCGGAGTGCTGATCCGCTATCACCAGCAGGCCCACACCATCTCCAGAAAAGCCATCGAACTGTACCTGCAACAGGGGATCCTGCTGGAAGAGGTGCACCGCTTCAAAGAACAACTCAGCGAAAGCAATGAACAGCTCATCACCGTCAATGGCCACCTGCAGGCCGCACTGGGACGCAGCAACAAAATGGCTTTCAATGACGCCCTGACCGGATGCTTCAACAGGCGGGCTTTTCTGGAGCACCTGAAAGCGTATGCCTCCCCCTACAGCCACAGTGAGGTGTGCCTGATCATGATGGACCTGGACCACTTCAAACGCATCAACGACCAGAAAGGCCACCTGTTCGGAGACCACGTTCTGAAGGTGCTGGTGGCCCGCATCCAGATGCAACTGCGCCCCGAAGACATTCTGGCCCGTTACGGCGGCGAGGAATTCATTTGTTTGCTGCCCAACACCACCTTGCTGGAAGCCCAGCAGTTTGCAGAAACCATCCGCAAAGCTGTGGCTGGCACCCCCATCCGGGACACCGAGCACACCCAGCACATCACCATCTCGATGGGCGTGGCAAAGTACCGGACCCCAGAAGACCCTCTGGAAACCGTGAACCGGGCAGACCAGGCCCTGTATCAGGCCAAGAAAGCAGGTCGGGACCGGGTGGTGGTGGCCTGA
- a CDS encoding anti-sigma factor domain-containing protein, whose translation MKYTREQLADYVLGQLEPQEMQEIADHLQTSAEARREVEDLQEALFRMAEELPPIPVNPDSWQKIQSKLEPQIQQPEASSAPVSAPAARSLQLPSFLSWAAVVAVLLVGGWFGVGVYQENQQTRLIESWLQNNPKVEALKLQDQTQVASVAFHPDGQALVIMNQKAEQQKSYQVWGIKGGQPVSLGVVASRTFQVDTSGYEAIAVSLEPEGGSATPTQVLGAVPIS comes from the coding sequence ATGAAATACACCCGAGAACAACTTGCAGATTATGTGCTCGGGCAACTGGAGCCGCAGGAGATGCAAGAGATTGCAGATCACCTGCAGACCTCTGCAGAAGCGAGGCGTGAAGTGGAGGACCTTCAGGAAGCCCTGTTCCGCATGGCAGAAGAACTCCCTCCCATCCCGGTGAATCCCGACAGCTGGCAAAAAATCCAGAGCAAGCTGGAACCGCAAATCCAGCAGCCTGAGGCAAGTTCTGCACCTGTTTCTGCTCCTGCAGCGCGTTCCCTGCAGCTTCCCTCTTTCCTGTCCTGGGCTGCTGTGGTGGCGGTGCTGCTGGTGGGCGGATGGTTTGGAGTGGGCGTGTATCAGGAGAACCAGCAAACCCGCCTGATTGAAAGCTGGCTGCAGAACAACCCCAAAGTTGAAGCCCTGAAGCTGCAGGACCAGACCCAGGTGGCTTCGGTGGCTTTTCATCCAGACGGTCAGGCCCTCGTGATCATGAATCAGAAAGCAGAACAGCAAAAAAGCTATCAGGTGTGGGGCATCAAGGGCGGTCAGCCGGTTTCTCTGGGCGTGGTGGCTTCCCGAACCTTCCAGGTGGACACTTCTGGTTATGAGGCCATTGCAGTCAGCCTGGAACCTGAAGGTGGCAGTGCAACCCCCACGCAGGTGCTGGGTGCTGTCCCAATCAGTTAA